A region from the Drosophila takahashii strain IR98-3 E-12201 chromosome 2L, DtakHiC1v2, whole genome shotgun sequence genome encodes:
- the LOC108058127 gene encoding sodium-dependent acetylcholine transporter-like isoform X1, with protein sequence MGFDSSYGSGRKPFSPDLNRGKWEKPTDYILACFGLGLKMDVFDLTFWEVNDMGILGILPYLVYMVIYLVPIIIIHSFMGQFSSSGFISALRLSPFFKGMGYVSVFLSVSMLIYYSIYAAIPLLFIINSFRPTLPWSCEGSKSWHNETAWPSICNDNITKYKLIRIPSVLYFQDLFQQNETSSIENYYELSWHLVGLFALVWGMIAFIFHKFSETTMFGKFIRYMVIGTLALLLVCFVRILFLPGALKGLRKYMTPKPKDWVLGTGSTFLIALQAFGAGWGSVIALSSFNGFRTNIFSYSWIISFGQIFIYIMFCMVSFMLEHYFSELPESSDKTVVHTIWVLIVSSASALSTMGWPNMWTFIYYTMLLMAAVITITTQIFTILQSLFDEFEELRVRKKKVTFGLIGGLAVCSIFFCTNHGSDFFVFIPIDAILTYSVLHLLLLLVVLWIYGRESFQRDIEFMLGQPFASWKIYILRFIAPIILVICLLIGISWSILDPDYFTVEFLAMSIIVVWLPLLAIPGYGIYNLSQSTGTVWDRLRRTCRPTDWYPLEVEFRQKYEKAVGTTETHQLLEVTEEVN encoded by the exons ATGGGTTTTGATTCATCGTACGGCAGTGGGCGAAAGCCTTTTTCTCCCGATTTAAATCGAGGGAAGTGGGAAAAACCTACGGACTATATATTGGCCTGCTTTGGATTAGGTCTAAAGATGGATGTCTTTGATCTAACTTTTTGGGAGGTCAACGATATGGGCA TTCTTGGAATATTGCCGTATTTGGTGTACATGGTAATTTATTTGGTTCCAATCATAATCATTCACTCCTTCATGGGCCAGTTCTCCAGCAGTGGATTTATCTCAGCCCTTCGTCTGTCTCCATTTTTTAAAG gaaTGGGATATGTGAGCGTTTTTCTATCTGTCTCAATGCTCATTTACTATAGCATTTATGCTGCTATCCCGCTACTATTCATAATAAACTCTTTTCGACCTACTTTACCCTGGAGTTGTGAAGGCTCAAAATCTTGGCACAACGAGACCGCTTGGCCATCGATCTGTAATGACAACATCACAAAATACAAGCTGATTCGTATACCTTCCGTGCTCTACTTTCA AGATCTCTTCCAACAAAATGAAACTTCAAGTATTGAAAATTACTATGAGCTATCCTGGCATTTGGTGGGCCTCTTCGCTCTAGTTTGGGGAAtgattgcatttatttttcataaattttcggAGACGACGAtgtttggaaaatttatacGCTACATGGTAATTGGAACCCTGGCTCTTCTTTTAGTGTGCTTTGTGCGCATTCTTTTTTTGCCAGGAGCCCTTAAGGGGCTAAGGAAATACATGACTCCAAAACCAAAGGATTGGGTTTTGGGGACTGGATCAACATTTCTCATCGCTTTACAGGCGTTTGGTGCTGGCTGGGGCAGTGTAATAGCCCTGTCCAGTTTTAATGGGTTCAGGACCAACATATTTTCGTACAGTTGGATTATTTCCTTCGGAcaaatctttatttatataatgttTTGCATGGTATCCTTTATGCTGGAACACTACTTCTCAG AACTTCCTGAATCTTCAGATAAGACAGTAGTACACACCATTTGGGTGTTGATTGTGTCTAGTGCCAGTGCCTTGTCCACAATGGGTTGGCCAAACATGTGGACTTTTATTTACTATACTATGTTATTAATGGCGGCTGTTATTACGATT ACGACGCAAATATTTACTATCCTTCAAAGTTTATTTGATGAGTTTGAGGAACTTAGAGTTAGAAAAAAGAAGGTAACATTTGGCCTTATTGGTGGCCTAGCTGTCtgttcaattttcttttgCACAAAC CATGGTAgtgatttctttgtttttatccCTATTGATGCCATTTTAACATACAGTGTGCTTCATTTACTGCTTTTACTAGTGGTTTTGTGGATTTACGGCCGAGAAAGTTTCCAGCGGGATATTGAGTTTATGTTGGGTCAGCCGTTTGCCTCCTGGAAGATTTATATACTTCGCTTTATTGCTCcaataattttagttatttgTCTG cTGATAGGAATAAGTTGGTCCATATTGGATCCCGATTATTTCACAGTAGAATTCCTCGCGATGTCCATCATTGTGGTGTGGTTACCCCTTTTGGCAATACCTGGTTACGGAATTTACAACCTTTCCCAGAGCACTGGCACCGTTTGGGATCGCTTGAGACGCACCTGTCGACCTACCGATTGGTATCCCCTTGAGGTGGAATTCCGCCAGAAGTACGAGAAAGCTGTAGGAACCACTGAGACCCACCAGCTTTTAGAGGTTACCGAGGAGGTGAACTAA
- the LOC108058127 gene encoding sodium-dependent noradrenaline transporter-like isoform X2, translating into MGFDSSYGSGRKPFSPDLNRGKWEKPTDYILACFGLGLKMDVFDLTFWEVNDMGILGILPYLVYMVIYLVPIIIIHSFMGQFSSSGFISALRLSPFFKGMGYVSVFLSVSMLIYYSIYAAIPLLFIINSFRPTLPWSCEGSKSWHNETAWPSICNDNITKYKLIRIPSVLYFQDLFQQNETSSIENYYELSWHLVGLFALVWGMIAFIFHKFSETTMFGKFIRYMVIGTLALLLVCFVRILFLPGALKGLRKYMTPKPKDWVLGTGSTFLIALQAFGAGWGSVIALSSFNGFRTNIFSYSWIISFGQIFIYIMFCMVSFMLEHYFSELPESSDKTVVHTIWVLIVSSASALSTMGWPNMWTFIYYTMLLMAAVITITTQIFTILQSLFDEFEELRVRKKKVTFGLIGGLAVCSIFFCTNWFCGFTAEKVSSGILSLCWVSRLPPGRFIYFALLLQ; encoded by the exons ATGGGTTTTGATTCATCGTACGGCAGTGGGCGAAAGCCTTTTTCTCCCGATTTAAATCGAGGGAAGTGGGAAAAACCTACGGACTATATATTGGCCTGCTTTGGATTAGGTCTAAAGATGGATGTCTTTGATCTAACTTTTTGGGAGGTCAACGATATGGGCA TTCTTGGAATATTGCCGTATTTGGTGTACATGGTAATTTATTTGGTTCCAATCATAATCATTCACTCCTTCATGGGCCAGTTCTCCAGCAGTGGATTTATCTCAGCCCTTCGTCTGTCTCCATTTTTTAAAG gaaTGGGATATGTGAGCGTTTTTCTATCTGTCTCAATGCTCATTTACTATAGCATTTATGCTGCTATCCCGCTACTATTCATAATAAACTCTTTTCGACCTACTTTACCCTGGAGTTGTGAAGGCTCAAAATCTTGGCACAACGAGACCGCTTGGCCATCGATCTGTAATGACAACATCACAAAATACAAGCTGATTCGTATACCTTCCGTGCTCTACTTTCA AGATCTCTTCCAACAAAATGAAACTTCAAGTATTGAAAATTACTATGAGCTATCCTGGCATTTGGTGGGCCTCTTCGCTCTAGTTTGGGGAAtgattgcatttatttttcataaattttcggAGACGACGAtgtttggaaaatttatacGCTACATGGTAATTGGAACCCTGGCTCTTCTTTTAGTGTGCTTTGTGCGCATTCTTTTTTTGCCAGGAGCCCTTAAGGGGCTAAGGAAATACATGACTCCAAAACCAAAGGATTGGGTTTTGGGGACTGGATCAACATTTCTCATCGCTTTACAGGCGTTTGGTGCTGGCTGGGGCAGTGTAATAGCCCTGTCCAGTTTTAATGGGTTCAGGACCAACATATTTTCGTACAGTTGGATTATTTCCTTCGGAcaaatctttatttatataatgttTTGCATGGTATCCTTTATGCTGGAACACTACTTCTCAG AACTTCCTGAATCTTCAGATAAGACAGTAGTACACACCATTTGGGTGTTGATTGTGTCTAGTGCCAGTGCCTTGTCCACAATGGGTTGGCCAAACATGTGGACTTTTATTTACTATACTATGTTATTAATGGCGGCTGTTATTACGATT ACGACGCAAATATTTACTATCCTTCAAAGTTTATTTGATGAGTTTGAGGAACTTAGAGTTAGAAAAAAGAAGGTAACATTTGGCCTTATTGGTGGCCTAGCTGTCtgttcaattttcttttgCACAAAC TGGTTTTGTGGATTTACGGCCGAGAAAGTTTCCAGCGGGATATTGAGTTTATGTTGGGTCAGCCGTTTGCCTCCTGGAAGATTTATATACTTCGCTTTATTGCTCcaataa
- the LOC108058124 gene encoding sodium- and chloride-dependent GABA transporter 1-like, producing the protein MVYETSYNAGLKPFSPDPNRGKWEKPTDYIFACFGLALKLDVLGVSYWYFFDMGIFGMLPYFLYMVIYLVPIMVIHSFMGQFSSSGFMSAFRLAPFFKGMGYVSGFLTISMLIYYSIFAAVPLFFMINSFRPTLPWSCEGLKSWYNESAGPPTTCNVTMLRNETYEYENETHVQLNMLHVPSVLYFYQHFKNIEEEQYPDLSEDYELSWHFVGLFAIVWAMIAFIFYTFSETAKFGKLIRFMVIGTIVLLLVCFVRFLFLPGAHLGVKKYMTPDAAKMAMGSTSTFIMVLQAFGAGWGSIIALSSFNGFRNNIMSYSWIISFGQVFIYITFGMVSFMLDHYYNEITDENFNTIVLSHWILFLSSATALSSLGWANLWTFIYYTMLLMAALIVISTQIFTVLQSLFDEFEELRGRKQQITFGLIGGLAVFSFFFCTNHGIVFFSALSLDAIFTHSLLHLLLIFVVLWIYGRVRFQRDIEFMLGQPFVAWKVFILRFIAPIILVICLMAGIGISSMEHSYSSAVVLVMAVFLVALPILAIPGYGLYYLSQSTGTIGDRLKRTLRPTDWYPVEVEHRQQYEVAVGNTEMTHQLFEVTEDVN; encoded by the exons ATGGTATATGAAACATCCTACAATGCTGGGCTTAAGCCCTTTTCTCCCGATCCTAATCgcgggaaatgggaaaaaccCACTGACTATATTTTCGCCTGCTTCGGACTGGCCCTGAAGCTGGATGTACTAGGGGTCTCGTATTGGTACTTCTTCGATATGGGCA TTTTTGGAATGCTCCCCTACTTCCTCTATATGGTGATCTATTTGGTTCCGATCATGGTCATTCACTCATTCATGGGACAATTCTCCAGCAGTGGATTCATGTCCGCCTTTCGCCTGGCGCCTTTTTTTAAGG GAATGGGATATGTGAGCGGTTTCCTGACCATCTCCATGCTCATTTACTACAGCATTTTTGCTGCTGTTCCGCTTTTCTTCATGATCAACTCTTTTCGGCCCACTTTACCTTGGAGTTGTGAAGGCTTAAAATCTTGGTACAATGAATCCGCTGGACCACCGACT ACATGTAATGTGACAATGCTGAGGAATGAAACTTATGAGTACGAAAACGAAACACACGTTCAGCTAAATATGCTTCATGTACCATCAGTACTCTACTTTTA tcaacattttaaaaatattgaggAGGAACAGTATCCGGACCTAAGTGAGGACTATGAGCTATCCTGGCATTTCGTGGGCCTTTTTGCTATAGTTTGGGCTAtgattgcatttattttttatacattttcggAGACTGCGAagtttggaaaattaattCGTTTCATGGTTATTGGAACCATTGTTCTTCTGCTGGTGTGCTTTGTGCGATTTCTATTCCTTCCAGGAGCCCATTTGGGGGTAAAGAAGTACATGACTCCGGATGCAGCGAAAATGGCCATGGGAAGTACATCGACATTTATCATGGTTCTACAAGCGTTTGGAGCTGGCTGGGGTAGTATAATAGCCCTATCCAGTTTTAATGGGTTCAGGAACAACATAATGTCGTACAGTTGGATTATCTCTTTCGGACAGGTCTTCATATACATTACGTTTGGCATGGTTTCCTTTATGCTGGATCACTACTACAATG aGATCACTGATGAAAACTTTAACACTATTGTACTGAGTcattggattttatttttgtccaGCGCTACTGCCCTATCCTCATTGGGTTGGGCGAATCTGTGGACTTTTATTTACTATACTATGTTATTAATGGCGGCCCTTATTGTGATA tcgaCGCAAATATTCACTGTCTTGCAAAGTTTGTTTGATGAGTTTGAGGAACTTAGAGGGAGAAAGCAGCAGATAACCTTTGGTCTAATTGGTGGCCTTGCCgtcttttcgtttttcttttgcacAAAT CATGGCATTGTATTCTTTTCCGCTTTGAGTCTTGATGCCATTTTTACACACAGTCTGCTGCACTTACTGCTTATTTTCGTGGTTTTGTGGATATATGGCCGAGTACGTTTCCAGCGGGATATTGAGTTCATGTTGGGTCAGCCCTTCGTCGCCTGGAAGGTTTTTATTCTCCGCTTCATCGCTCCAATTATTttagtgatttgtctg ATGGCAGGAATAGGTATTTCCTCAATGGAGCACTCGTACTCCTCAGCAGTGGTCCTCGTGATGGCCGTTTTCCTGGTGGCACTACCCATTCTGGCAATACCTGGCTACGGACTTTACTACCTTTCCCAGAGCACTGGCACTATTGGCGATCGCCTTAAGCGCACCTTACGACCCACCGATTGGTATCCGGTTGAGGTGGAGCACCGCCAGCAGTACGAGGTGGCCGTAGGAAACACTGAGATGACCCACCAGCTTTTTGAGGTTACTGAGGATGTGAACTAA